CGGCCCTTGACTTCCTGGACGCGCCGAAGAGGCTGGGCTCGTTCCTGGACGGGCGGCTGATCCGGCTGCTGACGGCTCCGGCGAAGCTGGGCGGGCGCGCCGGAATGAAGTTCCTGAACGTCGGGATGTCGATGATGACCGGCACCCTGGGCAAGCTGCTGGGCGGCCAACTCCTCAAGGACGTCCAGACGTTCGTGGCCGCCATGGACACCACGTTCGGCGGGTTCCGTACGCGCGCGGACGCCACGTACAAGCTGCTCCAGGCGCCCGGAACGGCCTTCCTGGTGGTGGCGGCCCCGGAGCGGGACGCGCTGCGCGAGGCCGCTTACTTCGTGGAGCGGCTGGCCGCCGAGGACATGCCGTTCGCGGGGCTGGTCCTCAACCGGGTGCACGGCAGCGGTGCCGCTCAGCTGTCTGCCGAGCGGGCGCTCGCCGCCGCGGAAAATCTTGAAGACGCCCGCATTGTGGATCAGGAGGGCGGGAAGGCTGGACTTCGTAACTCTCCCGACACGTACGGCAGTTCAGGATCAGAATCTCCCGCTGACCCGACCGCCGCTTCCGATGCCGCCACTTCCGCAGCCGCCTCCGACGAAGGCTCCCCCGCCCACGACGGAGCGTTGGATCCCGCCCGCGAGGAACGCGACCGACACGACGGATCTGTGGAACAACTCACCGCAGGCCTGCTGAAGCTGCACGCCGAGCGCATGCGGCTGCTCTCCCGCGAGCAGCGCACGCGTGACCGCTTCACCGCCCTCCACCCGGAGGTGGCGGTGGCCGAAGTGGCCGCGCTGCCCGGCGATGTGCACGACCTCGCGGGGCTGCGGGACATCGGGAACCGGCTCGCGGCCAACCGGCCGGAGCTGCCCGAGGCGAGTGTCTGAGGGAAACCTCCGGGGACGTCCCGGAGAGGGCCCTCAGCCCACTGCCAAGTAGTTCTCGTACACCTCTTCCTCGTCGAGGGGCAGGATCCCCGCCCCTCGCTCGTACTCCGTACGCGCTGTCTCAAGCAGCCGACGCCAAGAGGTGACGGTGGGCCGCCTGCGCAACAGTGCGCGGCGTTCCCGCTCGGTCATGCCACCCCACACGCCGAATTCGACGCGGTTGTCGAGCGCATCGGCGAGGCACTCCGTGCGCACCGGGCATCCGGTGCACACTGCCTTGGCCCTGTTCTGCGCTGCTCCTTGAACGAACAGTTCATCCGGATCGGTAGTGCGGCAGGCCGCCTGCGCACTCCAGTCGGTTACCCAGCCCATACCGGCGCCGTCCTCTCCCGAATCGAGGCTCCCCCACGGCGGCAGCGGCATATTCACCGCCGCCAGTTGAGGACGTTACGGAAGGTGGGCACAGCGCAACACCCCCTTCGGGCCCAATCTTGAATGGCCCGAACGGACTATGCGTAAGCGGCAGATCACCCGACGGAGTGACCTGAGGACATGCGTGAGTATCCCGGCGAATCGGGACAGTTCAGCTGAGTCACAACGGACGCCTGGCGACACATGAGGCGGAGTCGGACACGCCCCACCGAAAAAGCAGGAAGACTTCCGGAACGATTCGGGGTCGCCGGACGTATTGATACGTGGCCGCACTGCTGTGACAGTTGTGAACAGCTTAGGCCAAGGCATATACGCGTGTCCGGCGAATGAGAACGTAGGCTGCCCTCATGCCAAAGAAGCGCTCGGGCGGTGGTCTGTCGCCAACGCAGCAGGCCGCCAAGTTCCTCGGTGTCAGTGTGCTCGCGGGAGCCGTCATGGCCGGGATCGCGCTGCCTGCGGCGGGTGCCCTGGGTCTCGCGGCCAAGGG
Above is a genomic segment from Streptomyces sp. R21 containing:
- a CDS encoding ArsA family ATPase; translation: MSLDHARVLDVDPLIDDPKTRIVVCCGSGGVGKTTTAAALGLRAAERGRKVVVLTIDPARRLAQSMGIDSLDNIPRRVKGVEGDGELHAMMLDMKRTFDEIVEAHANGKQAAVILNNPFYQSLSAGFAGTQEYMAMEKLGQLRARDEWDLIVVDTPPSRSALDFLDAPKRLGSFLDGRLIRLLTAPAKLGGRAGMKFLNVGMSMMTGTLGKLLGGQLLKDVQTFVAAMDTTFGGFRTRADATYKLLQAPGTAFLVVAAPERDALREAAYFVERLAAEDMPFAGLVLNRVHGSGAAQLSAERALAAAENLEDARIVDQEGGKAGLRNSPDTYGSSGSESPADPTAASDAATSAAASDEGSPAHDGALDPAREERDRHDGSVEQLTAGLLKLHAERMRLLSREQRTRDRFTALHPEVAVAEVAALPGDVHDLAGLRDIGNRLAANRPELPEASV
- the wblA gene encoding transcriptional regulator WblA produces the protein MGWVTDWSAQAACRTTDPDELFVQGAAQNRAKAVCTGCPVRTECLADALDNRVEFGVWGGMTERERRALLRRRPTVTSWRRLLETARTEYERGAGILPLDEEEVYENYLAVG